The following coding sequences are from one Musa acuminata AAA Group cultivar baxijiao chromosome BXJ2-4, Cavendish_Baxijiao_AAA, whole genome shotgun sequence window:
- the LOC103981077 gene encoding uncharacterized protein LOC103981077 isoform X2, producing the protein MLTQNIFSKCVRWTSCFSLAFAPFSTLTSSSKLSSVEEPLGFDTMPRLSVVGRLQHCTSSSSRSRIDEATMGKCLSEGRECSLSERCNEEHGSRRQPRDMFSRDPLIWKSIGRNRMICSVSDPWHLQDHRYKSSCNDMEGGLAGKFFRSMPRFVKIVEVGPRDGLQNEKLTIPTTVKVELIHKLVSSGLSVIEATSFVSPKWVPQLADAKDVMQAIPLLDGVKFPVLTPNLKGFEAAIAAGAKEVAVFASASESFSKSNINCSIEESLNRYREVVSAAKELAIPVRGYVSCVVGCPVEGAVPPEQVAYVAKELYEMGCYEISLGDTIGVGTPGTVIPMLEAAMSLIPIDKLAVHFHDTYGQSLSNILVALQMGISVIDSSVAGLGGCPYAKGASGNVATEDVVYMLNGLGTKTNVDLGRLMAAGDYICKHLRRQSGSKTAIALSRATAYASKL; encoded by the exons ATGCTGACTCAGAACATTTTCTCTAAGTGTGTGCGGTGGACTAGTTGCTTCTCCTTGGCATTTGCCCCGTTTTCCACGTTGACATCCAGTTCAAAATTGTCAAGCGTAGAGGAGCCTTTGGGTTTTGACACCATGCCAAGATTAAGTGTTGTAGGCAGACTTCAACATTGCACTTCCAGTTCTTCCAGGTCCAGAATTGATGAAGCGACAATGGGCAAGTGCCTAAGTGAAGGAAGAGAATGCAGCTTATCTGAACGTTGCAA TGAAGAACATGGTTCGAGAAGACAACCAAGGGATATGTTTTCTAGAGACCCATTAATCTGGAAAAGTATTGGTAGGAACCGGATGATATGTAGTGTCTCTGATCCATGGCATCTACAAGATCATCGATATAAGTCATCTTGCAATGACATGGAAGGTGGTCTAGCGGGCAAG TTCTTCAGAAGTATGCCAAGATTTGTGAAGATTGTAGAAGTTGGGCCTAGAGATGGTCTACAAAATGAGAAGCTTACTATACCTACAACTGTAAAGGTTGAATTGATACACAAGTTGGTTTCCTCTGGATTATCTGTTATTGAAGCAACAAGTTTTGTCTCTCCAAAATGGGTACCTCAG TTAGCAGATGCAAAGGATGTCATGCAAGCAATTCCTCTATTAGATGGTGTCAAATTTCCTGTGTTAACTCCCAATCTCAAA GGTTTTGAAGCAGCTATTGCAGCCGGTGCAAAGGAAGTTGCTGTATTTGCATCAGCTTCTGAGTCCTTTTCTAAGTCCAACATCAATTGCAGCATTGAAGAGAGTCTCAATCGTTATCGTGAAGTTGTTTCTGCTGCAAAAGAACTTGCAATTCCTGTTCGTGG GTATGTGTCCTGTGTTGTGGGTTGTCCTGTAGAAGGAGCAGTGCCTCCAGAACAGGTGGCATACGTGGCTAAAGAACTCTATGAGATGGGCTGTTATGAGATTTCACTCGGTGATACCATTGGAGTTGGTACTCCAG GCACTGTGATTCCAATGCTTGAAGCTGCAATGTCTCTTATTCCAATAGACAAGCTTGCCGTTCATTTTCATGATACCTATGGCCAGTCACTCTCAAATATTTTGGTCGCCCTCCAA ATGGGAATCAGTGTCATCGACTCATCTGTGGCTGGCCTGGGTGGATGCCCCTAcgcaaagggagcttctgggaaTGTTGCTACCGAAGATGTAGTGTACATGCTTAATGGCCTAGGCACAAAAACAAATGTGGATTTGGGTAGGCTCATGGCTGCTGGGGACTACATTTGCAAACACTTGAGGCGTCAGTCTGGATCGAAAACTGCCATTGCATTGAGCCGAGCTACTGCATATGCCTCTAAGTTGTAG
- the LOC103981077 gene encoding uncharacterized protein LOC103981077 isoform X1 yields the protein MPRLSVVGRLQHCTSSSSRSRIDEATMGKCLSEGRECSLSERCNEEHGSRRQPRDMFSRDPLIWKSIGRNRMICSVSDPWHLQDHRYKSSCNDMEGGLAGKFFRSMPRFVKIVEVGPRDGLQNEKLTIPTTVKVELIHKLVSSGLSVIEATSFVSPKWVPQLADAKDVMQAIPLLDGVKFPVLTPNLKGFEAAIAAGAKEVAVFASASESFSKSNINCSIEESLNRYREVVSAAKELAIPVRGYVSCVVGCPVEGAVPPEQVAYVAKELYEMGCYEISLGDTIGVGTPGTVIPMLEAAMSLIPIDKLAVHFHDTYGQSLSNILVALQMGISVIDSSVAGLGGCPYAKGASGNVATEDVVYMLNGLGTKTNVDLGRLMAAGDYICKHLRRQSGSKTAIALSRATAYASKL from the exons ATGCCAAGATTAAGTGTTGTAGGCAGACTTCAACATTGCACTTCCAGTTCTTCCAGGTCCAGAATTGATGAAGCGACAATGGGCAAGTGCCTAAGTGAAGGAAGAGAATGCAGCTTATCTGAACGTTGCAA TGAAGAACATGGTTCGAGAAGACAACCAAGGGATATGTTTTCTAGAGACCCATTAATCTGGAAAAGTATTGGTAGGAACCGGATGATATGTAGTGTCTCTGATCCATGGCATCTACAAGATCATCGATATAAGTCATCTTGCAATGACATGGAAGGTGGTCTAGCGGGCAAG TTCTTCAGAAGTATGCCAAGATTTGTGAAGATTGTAGAAGTTGGGCCTAGAGATGGTCTACAAAATGAGAAGCTTACTATACCTACAACTGTAAAGGTTGAATTGATACACAAGTTGGTTTCCTCTGGATTATCTGTTATTGAAGCAACAAGTTTTGTCTCTCCAAAATGGGTACCTCAG TTAGCAGATGCAAAGGATGTCATGCAAGCAATTCCTCTATTAGATGGTGTCAAATTTCCTGTGTTAACTCCCAATCTCAAA GGTTTTGAAGCAGCTATTGCAGCCGGTGCAAAGGAAGTTGCTGTATTTGCATCAGCTTCTGAGTCCTTTTCTAAGTCCAACATCAATTGCAGCATTGAAGAGAGTCTCAATCGTTATCGTGAAGTTGTTTCTGCTGCAAAAGAACTTGCAATTCCTGTTCGTGG GTATGTGTCCTGTGTTGTGGGTTGTCCTGTAGAAGGAGCAGTGCCTCCAGAACAGGTGGCATACGTGGCTAAAGAACTCTATGAGATGGGCTGTTATGAGATTTCACTCGGTGATACCATTGGAGTTGGTACTCCAG GCACTGTGATTCCAATGCTTGAAGCTGCAATGTCTCTTATTCCAATAGACAAGCTTGCCGTTCATTTTCATGATACCTATGGCCAGTCACTCTCAAATATTTTGGTCGCCCTCCAA ATGGGAATCAGTGTCATCGACTCATCTGTGGCTGGCCTGGGTGGATGCCCCTAcgcaaagggagcttctgggaaTGTTGCTACCGAAGATGTAGTGTACATGCTTAATGGCCTAGGCACAAAAACAAATGTGGATTTGGGTAGGCTCATGGCTGCTGGGGACTACATTTGCAAACACTTGAGGCGTCAGTCTGGATCGAAAACTGCCATTGCATTGAGCCGAGCTACTGCATATGCCTCTAAGTTGTAG